A window of Costertonia aggregata contains these coding sequences:
- a CDS encoding ABA4-like family protein has product MTPTEVFSIVNMAALPMWILMIVLPKWKVTRFLIDFKIIPLLLAIVYAIYICIAIRTGGMDFGSLASVMELFTKENAVLAGWVHYLAFDLLIGMWILNENKKLGIHHVLIVPCLLLTFMLGPVGFLLFMTIKSLKKINP; this is encoded by the coding sequence ATGACACCAACCGAAGTTTTTTCAATAGTGAACATGGCGGCCTTGCCCATGTGGATTTTAATGATCGTGTTGCCCAAATGGAAAGTAACCCGTTTCCTAATCGATTTTAAGATAATACCCTTGCTCTTGGCAATCGTATATGCGATTTATATATGTATAGCCATACGCACGGGAGGTATGGATTTTGGTAGTCTCGCCAGTGTAATGGAATTATTTACCAAAGAGAATGCCGTATTGGCCGGATGGGTGCATTATCTCGCCTTTGACCTTCTCATAGGTATGTGGATTTTAAACGAAAATAAAAAATTGGGAATCCACCACGTGTTGATAGTACCATGCCTATTGCTAACATTTATGTTGGGACCCGTCGGTTTTTTATTGTTTATGACCATTAAATCACTTAAAAAAATCAACCCATGA
- a CDS encoding 1,4-dihydroxy-2-naphthoyl-CoA synthase, producing MKTPNWQTALEFEDITYKKSNSVARIAFNRPNVRNAFRPNTTSELIKAFYDAQEDTSIGVVLLSAEGPSTKDGIWSFCSGGDQKARGHQGYVGQDGQHRLNILEVQRMIRFMPKAVIAVVPGWAVGGGHSLHVVCDMTLASKEHAIFKQTDADVTSFDGGYGSAYLAKMVGQKKAREIFFLGRNYSAQEAFEMGMVNAVIPHDDLEATAYQWAQEILEKSPTSIKMLKFAMNLTDDGMVGQQVFAGEATRLAYMTDEAKEGRDAFLEKRKPNFGENKWLP from the coding sequence ATGAAGACTCCGAACTGGCAAACTGCCCTAGAATTTGAGGATATTACCTATAAAAAAAGTAACAGTGTGGCACGTATTGCCTTTAATCGGCCAAACGTACGCAATGCGTTTCGCCCCAATACCACGAGTGAACTCATAAAGGCTTTTTATGATGCCCAAGAAGATACTTCAATTGGCGTAGTGTTGCTTTCCGCAGAAGGCCCATCCACCAAAGACGGTATCTGGTCTTTTTGTAGCGGTGGCGACCAAAAGGCAAGGGGGCACCAAGGCTACGTGGGGCAGGACGGACAGCATCGTCTGAACATACTGGAAGTACAGCGAATGATTCGGTTTATGCCCAAGGCGGTCATTGCGGTAGTGCCCGGGTGGGCCGTTGGCGGCGGCCATAGCTTGCACGTTGTATGCGATATGACCTTGGCCAGTAAGGAACATGCCATTTTTAAACAGACCGATGCCGATGTCACCAGTTTTGATGGGGGGTACGGTTCGGCCTATTTGGCCAAAATGGTAGGGCAGAAAAAAGCTAGGGAAATCTTTTTCTTGGGACGTAATTACTCTGCGCAAGAGGCCTTTGAGATGGGCATGGTGAATGCTGTAATTCCACACGATGACCTAGAGGCTACCGCCTATCAATGGGCGCAGGAAATCCTGGAAAAATCCCCAACGTCTATAAAAATGTTGAAATTCGCCATGAACCTTACTGATGATGGTATGGTCGGGCAGCAAGTCTTTGCCGGTGAGGCCACACGCCTGGCGTATATGACCGATGAGGCCAAAGAGGGTAGGGACGCCTTTTTGGAAAAGCGCAAACCTAATTTTGGCGAAAATAAATGGTTGCCTTGA
- a CDS encoding serine hydrolase domain-containing protein has protein sequence MKTKAFWGILINKPFMKILKRFLLVLLLVLIATVAYNYPKLNLISGFASKNMASTVFIAERGAESVVQNENDMPLIRLADVSMGKAKAKASVFGLMQRETICREGLGCVLVNEEYDASKIPLKPKRTQLKNNLPFPYGNNGKKDTVFDNIEYDKLNDALDYAFSNYETQKTRTVLVVYKNEIVAERYLDGFDEETPILGWSMTKSILGTLYGILQYEGKIALDHKPFGDDIRMKNTKMGITLNHLLRMQSGLEWDEDYASISDVTKMLFMESDMTLAQAKKKVIAPPGEVWNYSSGTTNLLSGELRKQFDTHQKYLDFPYTALIDKIGMHSMLIETDMMGNFVGSSYAWANTRDWAKFGLLYLNRGNWNGERIFSPQWVDYVTKPTEHSDGVYGAHFWLNAGGKYPDVPKDLYSANGFQGQRVFIIPSKDLVVVRTGLANEDAFDSNVFLRKIVSAIK, from the coding sequence ATGAAAACCAAAGCCTTTTGGGGTATTTTGATAAACAAACCGTTCATGAAGATTTTAAAACGATTTTTACTTGTGTTGCTGTTGGTTTTAATTGCCACTGTTGCCTACAACTATCCCAAGCTCAACCTCATTTCGGGGTTTGCCTCAAAGAATATGGCCTCGACCGTTTTTATTGCCGAAAGGGGCGCGGAATCCGTCGTTCAGAACGAAAACGATATGCCCTTGATACGACTGGCAGATGTATCTATGGGCAAAGCGAAAGCAAAAGCATCCGTTTTTGGTCTCATGCAGCGGGAAACCATATGTAGAGAGGGCTTGGGCTGCGTTTTGGTAAACGAGGAGTACGACGCATCAAAAATACCTTTAAAGCCTAAGCGAACCCAGCTCAAAAACAATCTTCCCTTTCCTTACGGGAACAATGGAAAAAAAGATACCGTTTTTGACAATATAGAGTATGACAAACTCAATGATGCGCTGGACTATGCATTCTCGAATTATGAAACGCAAAAGACACGTACCGTTTTGGTGGTATACAAAAATGAAATTGTTGCCGAAAGATATTTGGATGGTTTTGACGAAGAAACCCCCATTCTCGGTTGGTCCATGACCAAAAGTATTCTTGGTACGTTGTATGGTATTCTACAATACGAAGGGAAGATAGCCCTAGATCATAAACCTTTTGGTGATGACATACGCATGAAAAACACCAAAATGGGCATTACGCTGAACCATTTATTGCGCATGCAGAGCGGTCTGGAATGGGACGAGGATTATGCATCGATATCCGATGTGACCAAAATGCTTTTTATGGAAAGTGATATGACTTTGGCCCAAGCAAAGAAAAAAGTCATCGCCCCACCGGGGGAAGTATGGAACTATTCTTCGGGCACGACCAATTTGTTATCGGGTGAGTTGCGAAAACAGTTTGATACTCATCAAAAATATTTGGATTTTCCCTACACCGCCCTTATCGATAAAATCGGGATGCACTCGATGCTTATCGAAACCGATATGATGGGAAATTTTGTGGGCTCGTCCTATGCATGGGCCAACACGAGGGATTGGGCCAAGTTTGGGCTATTGTATTTGAATAGGGGCAACTGGAACGGTGAGCGGATTTTTTCTCCGCAATGGGTGGATTATGTTACAAAGCCGACCGAACACTCCGATGGTGTATACGGCGCCCATTTTTGGCTGAACGCCGGAGGTAAATATCCCGATGTGCCCAAAGACCTATATTCCGCCAACGGATTTCAAGGGCAACGGGTATTTATCATACCTTCAAAAGACTTGGTGGTGGTGCGTACGGGGCTCGCTAATGAAGATGCGTTTGACAGTAATGTCTTTTTACGCAAAATCGTTTCAGCGATTAAGTAA
- a CDS encoding pirin family protein — protein sequence MSNIGLIIEERSRDIGDFLVGRLIPFRKKRMIGPFIFIDHMGPTQLGPNTYMDVDQHPHIGLSTLTFMLEGELMHEDSMGTKQRIRPGSVNWMVAGKGVSHTERTPSDLRNGTVFTAHGYQIWVALPMHLEDVAPEFHHFEPSELPTWKDGFAEFKLIAGKGYGKESPVPVHSPLFMVEIKTTHTYELNTKDHLRGEIGICIVEGSIEACGEIIQKGNIVVSKVEDTCHTVLRPNTHILLFGGEVFPEERHIYWNFVSSDKEKIEIAKQKWAQKTFPMMQNDDTYVPLPRS from the coding sequence ATGTCGAACATCGGTTTAATCATAGAAGAGAGAAGTAGGGATATCGGGGATTTCTTGGTAGGTAGATTAATACCCTTTCGTAAAAAACGGATGATAGGACCTTTTATCTTCATAGACCATATGGGCCCTACCCAATTGGGACCAAATACGTATATGGATGTTGACCAACATCCGCATATAGGGCTTTCTACCTTGACTTTTATGTTGGAAGGCGAGTTAATGCACGAGGATAGTATGGGCACCAAACAACGTATTCGCCCGGGTTCCGTCAATTGGATGGTTGCGGGTAAAGGAGTGTCGCATACCGAACGAACACCGTCAGATTTGCGAAACGGTACGGTTTTTACGGCGCACGGTTATCAAATATGGGTAGCCTTACCTATGCACTTAGAGGATGTTGCGCCAGAGTTCCATCATTTTGAGCCCTCGGAACTGCCGACTTGGAAAGATGGTTTTGCGGAGTTTAAACTCATTGCAGGGAAAGGGTATGGCAAAGAATCGCCAGTACCGGTACATTCCCCGCTGTTTATGGTAGAAATCAAGACCACCCACACCTATGAATTGAATACAAAAGACCATTTAAGAGGAGAAATCGGTATTTGTATCGTGGAAGGCAGTATCGAAGCTTGCGGTGAGATCATACAAAAGGGTAATATCGTGGTTTCAAAAGTAGAGGACACCTGTCACACCGTTCTAAGACCCAACACACATATTCTTTTATTCGGTGGGGAAGTATTTCCCGAAGAAAGGCATATCTATTGGAATTTTGTTTCTTCGGATAAGGAAAAAATTGAAATCGCGAAACAAAAATGGGCACAAAAGACTTTTCCTATGATGCAAAACGATGACACTTACGTGCCATTGCCCCGTTCATAG
- a CDS encoding DUF2452 domain-containing protein yields the protein MTKEKKPDNVVFDEDNQSYNAKLLPYASGVSAPKITPPDVTSWKNTNIVSANNQFKAKYESIQAEYSKMMEEFEYNRLVYNAKFSFEPIVGKTYHLYKSKDESTFLSLILPDECNFEHLGSFKLGPDRTWEKL from the coding sequence ATGACAAAAGAAAAAAAGCCTGACAATGTTGTTTTTGACGAAGACAACCAATCTTACAACGCGAAACTGTTACCATATGCCAGCGGTGTTTCGGCCCCAAAAATCACTCCGCCCGATGTTACCTCATGGAAAAACACCAACATTGTAAGTGCGAACAACCAATTTAAGGCAAAATATGAATCCATTCAGGCCGAATATTCCAAAATGATGGAAGAATTTGAGTACAACAGATTGGTTTACAATGCAAAATTTAGTTTTGAACCCATAGTCGGTAAAACGTATCACCTCTATAAATCAAAGGATGAGAGCACTTTTTTATCCCTAATTTTACCGGATGAGTGCAATTTTGAACATTTGGGGAGTTTTAAATTAGGCCCCGACCGCACTTGGGAAAAACTATGA
- a CDS encoding 3D domain-containing protein → MRFVVKLVLLALFSFLFSCKNENRDETDPYVWIPIQVNVSAYNSVTWQTDGQPNIAAWGDTLKPNMKAIAVSRDLLKKGLSHNTMVQIESLPDTFLVKDKMHWKWRNKIDIFMGKDVKRAREWGRKKLAIKFRILKDSINGDNP, encoded by the coding sequence ATGCGATTTGTGGTCAAACTAGTTCTCTTAGCTCTGTTTTCTTTCCTTTTTTCATGTAAAAACGAAAATAGGGACGAAACGGACCCTTATGTTTGGATTCCCATACAGGTAAATGTTTCCGCTTATAATTCCGTTACATGGCAGACCGATGGGCAACCCAATATCGCCGCTTGGGGCGATACCTTAAAGCCAAACATGAAGGCAATTGCCGTTTCACGTGATTTACTTAAAAAAGGACTCTCCCATAATACCATGGTCCAAATCGAATCTTTGCCCGACACTTTTTTGGTGAAAGATAAAATGCATTGGAAATGGCGAAATAAAATTGATATTTTTATGGGGAAAGATGTAAAAAGGGCGAGAGAATGGGGGAGAAAAAAATTGGCCATAAAATTTAGGATATTGAAGGATAGTATTAACGGTGACAACCCATGA
- a CDS encoding N-acetylmuramoyl-L-alanine amidase, whose translation MKNRLVSFLLIAIVLSCRPSIEITDKPITFDEERKALTLQYLSSHYGLEKEEPSITPKMIVLHWTVIPTLEKSFNAFDPVKLPNWRPDIEKASALNVSSQFLVDRDGTIYRLMPETVMARHVIGLNHCAIGVENVGGTKEFPLTEAQLQSNIKLVNYLTKKYDIEYLIGHYEYTLFENHRLWLEKDAGYRTKKTDPGEGFMANVREASKHLNFKPLPKQ comes from the coding sequence ATGAAAAATAGACTTGTATCTTTTTTGTTGATAGCGATCGTTCTCTCTTGTAGACCATCTATCGAAATAACGGATAAACCCATTACTTTTGATGAAGAGCGAAAAGCATTGACCTTGCAGTATTTGTCTTCCCATTATGGGTTGGAAAAAGAAGAGCCGAGCATCACCCCAAAAATGATAGTATTGCATTGGACGGTCATTCCCACGTTGGAAAAGTCATTCAATGCTTTTGACCCGGTTAAGTTGCCCAACTGGCGGCCTGACATTGAAAAGGCAAGCGCATTGAATGTTTCTTCTCAATTTTTAGTGGATAGGGACGGCACTATTTACAGATTAATGCCCGAAACCGTAATGGCAAGACATGTAATTGGACTCAACCACTGCGCCATAGGAGTTGAAAATGTTGGTGGTACCAAGGAATTTCCCTTGACCGAGGCACAATTGCAATCCAATATTAAGTTGGTAAATTACCTGACTAAAAAGTACGATATTGAATATCTGATCGGCCATTACGAATACACCCTGTTTGAAAACCATAGGTTGTGGTTGGAAAAGGATGCTGGTTATCGCACAAAAAAGACCGACCCGGGAGAGGGTTTTATGGCCAATGTAAGAGAGGCTTCAAAACATTTAAATTTTAAACCGTTACCAAAGCAATGA
- a CDS encoding M14 family zinc carboxypeptidase, giving the protein MKRIVSLLFLITYVCSAQETAITSSLYDTYDKYKEVTLNKRRIKHHELQPLLAKYRDNPKFTVQEVGSSIEGRDLSLVSIGKGDIDVFLWSQMHGDEPTATQAIFDILNFLDSDDFKTEKDEILNNLTVHFLPMLNPDGAEVFQRRNRLGIDINRDALHLQSPEGQTLKRVRDSLNADFGFNLHDQSTYYNAERTNKPATISYLAPAFNYEKDIDKKRGDAMKIIVFMNAIIQEYAPGQVGRYNDDFEPRAFGDNIQKWGTSTILIESGGFLDDIEKQEIRKLNYVSILSALHTIAKGSYNDISISDYEKIPENDRKLFNLKIENATYELLGKPYILDIGMNRLEVNTAEYKDFWYSSRIIDQGDLSTFYGYETLDATGYTLRSGKVYPEVLQSVDQLNTIDPMALLKKGYTYIKMKTIPSQLISSPIPLHLVGTSFKLPDFDIRVGANPTFLLEKNGALEYAVINGFLIDLKTEKGDFKNAMIYR; this is encoded by the coding sequence ATGAAGCGCATTGTATCACTATTATTTTTAATCACTTATGTGTGTTCGGCACAAGAAACCGCAATCACTTCTTCTTTATACGATACTTATGATAAGTATAAAGAGGTCACATTGAACAAAAGGCGAATAAAGCATCATGAACTACAACCACTTCTTGCCAAATACCGTGACAATCCAAAATTTACCGTTCAAGAAGTCGGATCTTCGATTGAAGGCAGGGATTTATCTTTGGTGAGTATAGGAAAAGGAGATATAGATGTTTTTTTATGGTCTCAAATGCACGGTGACGAGCCTACGGCAACACAAGCGATATTCGATATCCTCAACTTTTTGGACAGTGATGATTTTAAAACAGAGAAAGATGAGATTTTGAATAATCTCACAGTCCATTTTTTGCCTATGCTCAATCCTGACGGTGCCGAGGTGTTTCAGCGCAGAAACAGGTTGGGCATTGATATCAATAGGGATGCCTTACATTTACAATCCCCCGAAGGCCAAACCCTAAAACGGGTCAGGGATAGTTTAAATGCCGATTTTGGATTTAACCTTCATGATCAGAGCACCTACTACAATGCAGAACGCACAAATAAGCCCGCTACGATTTCATATTTGGCCCCAGCCTTTAACTATGAAAAGGATATCGACAAAAAGAGGGGCGATGCTATGAAAATCATTGTTTTTATGAATGCTATAATTCAAGAATACGCTCCGGGTCAAGTAGGCAGATATAATGACGATTTTGAGCCGAGGGCCTTTGGGGACAATATTCAAAAATGGGGTACAAGCACCATCTTAATTGAATCAGGCGGTTTCCTAGACGATATAGAAAAGCAGGAGATCCGTAAATTAAATTATGTTTCCATATTATCGGCCTTACATACAATCGCTAAGGGCAGTTACAATGATATTTCTATCTCTGATTATGAAAAGATTCCAGAGAACGATAGGAAACTCTTCAATTTAAAAATTGAAAATGCCACATATGAGCTTTTGGGAAAACCCTACATACTTGATATTGGCATGAACCGCTTGGAAGTGAATACAGCGGAATATAAGGACTTTTGGTATAGTAGCCGAATTATAGACCAAGGTGACCTATCAACCTTTTACGGTTATGAAACCCTAGATGCTACCGGTTATACCCTCAGGTCGGGAAAGGTGTATCCTGAAGTATTGCAGTCCGTTGACCAATTGAATACTATTGACCCCATGGCGCTTTTGAAAAAAGGATATACCTACATAAAGATGAAAACGATACCATCTCAATTAATTTCGTCTCCAATTCCGTTACATTTAGTTGGCACATCGTTTAAATTGCCCGATTTTGATATCAGGGTAGGTGCTAACCCAACCTTTTTACTGGAGAAAAACGGAGCGCTTGAATACGCTGTTATCAATGGATTTCTAATCGATTTAAAAACAGAAAAGGGCGATTTTAAAAATGCCATGATTTATAGATAA
- a CDS encoding OmpA/MotB family protein, whose product MKKSIFVSTLSVFVLASCVSKKKYVALENDLSDTKSTLVKTQAEKEDLETKMAKIEARVTEYNEKINSLKEVNDAQYASVEDVAVMSNNTKAKMRATLAKVDPAKLAEAKTLQDSMNLAVSYNLKKSISDEEDDVDVNIDKTVVMINISDKLLFNSGSYKISNKASTILGKLAEVINSEPSMEVMVEGHTDSRTINTAVLEDNWDLSVKRATSIVRKLQNEYNVDPAKMIAAGRSSYLPLVENDSKENMAKNRRTKIVIIPNLDKFFALLDAESM is encoded by the coding sequence ATGAAAAAATCAATTTTTGTAAGTACACTTTCCGTATTCGTGTTGGCATCATGCGTATCCAAGAAAAAATATGTAGCATTGGAGAACGATTTGTCCGATACCAAAAGTACCCTGGTCAAAACTCAAGCCGAAAAAGAAGACTTGGAGACCAAAATGGCAAAAATAGAGGCTCGGGTCACCGAATACAATGAAAAAATAAATTCGCTCAAAGAGGTAAATGACGCACAGTACGCATCGGTTGAAGATGTTGCGGTTATGAGCAACAATACCAAAGCGAAGATGAGGGCCACCTTGGCAAAAGTTGACCCTGCCAAATTAGCGGAAGCGAAAACCTTGCAAGACTCTATGAACTTGGCCGTTTCCTATAATTTAAAAAAGTCCATCTCTGATGAGGAAGATGATGTTGACGTAAATATTGATAAGACTGTTGTTATGATCAATATTTCCGACAAGCTTTTGTTCAACAGCGGAAGCTACAAGATAAGCAACAAGGCATCAACCATACTAGGTAAACTGGCAGAGGTCATCAATTCCGAACCAAGTATGGAAGTTATGGTAGAAGGCCATACCGATTCTAGAACCATAAATACGGCAGTATTGGAGGATAACTGGGATTTAAGTGTAAAACGTGCCACATCTATCGTAAGAAAGTTACAAAACGAATATAACGTAGACCCGGCCAAAATGATTGCTGCCGGTAGAAGTAGCTATTTACCTTTGGTAGAGAATGATTCCAAGGAGAACATGGCCAAAAACAGACGTACCAAAATTGTGATTATCCCGAACCTGGATAAGTTCTTTGCACTTTTAGATGCTGAAAGCATGTAA